DNA sequence from the Arthrobacter crystallopoietes genome:
TCATTATGCAGCGGAATCACACAACGACAATTCTTTGCAGGATCCGTGGCCCTTCCTAGAGACCAACATCATCGGCACTTATACACTTCTTGAAGCCGCACGCAAGCACAACAAGCGCTTCCACCACATCAGTACGGATGAAGTCTACGGTGATCTTGAGTTGGACGATCCAGAGCGTTTTACAGATTTGACGCCATACAACCCGTCGAGCCCCTACTCGTCGACGAAGGCGAGCTCAGATCTGTTGGTCCGGGCATGGGTGCGTTCCTTCGGGCTGCAGGCAACCATCAGTAACTGCTCGAACAACTATGGCCCGTACCAGCACGTGGAGAAGTTCATTCCGCGTCAGATTTCCAACGTTATCGATGGAATCCGCCCGAAGCTCTACGGTAGCGGCGAGAATGTCCGCGACTGGATCCATGCCAATGACCATTCTTCGGCCGTGCTGACAATCCTCGAGCACGGCCGTATCGGAGAAACCTACCTAATCGGTGCCGACGGCGAAAAGAACAACAAGGACGTCGTTGAACTGATCCTGACGATGATGGGTGAGCCTGCCGACGGCTACGACCACGTGGTCGACCGGCCCGGCCACGATCTGCGCTATGCGATAGATTCCACCAAACTCCGAAGGGAATTAGGCTGGACCGCGAAGTTCGCAGACTTTGAATCCGGGTTAGCGAGCACAATCGAGTGGTACCGGAACAATGAGGCTTGGTGGCGGCCTCAGAAGGCAGCGACCGAAGCAAAATACTTGGCCTTGGGGCGGTGAGCAACGTGAGCATCGAATTCTCAAAGAAACTTGCTGTAAGCGAAACACCTATCCCAGGCGTGTTGCTCTTCGAACTGCCGGTCCACGGTGACAACCGCGGCTGGTTCAAGGAAAACTGGCAGCGCGAAAAAATGCTTGCCGCTGGCCTGCCCGATTTCCAGCCGATCCAGAACAACATTTCGTTCAATGAAAAAGCGGGCACGACACGTGGCATCCACGCTGAACCGTGGGACAAGTTTATTTCCGTCGCTTCCGGGCGCATTTTCGGCGCATGGGTGGACCTGCGGGAAGGCTCGACCTTCGGCACGGTGTTCACTGCCAATCTGGATCCTTCGCGTGCTATCTTTATTCCTCGTGGAGTCGGCAACGCCTTCCAGACTCTGGAAGACAACACTGCCTACTCCTACCTGGTCAATGACCACTGGTCTGCCGATGCCCAGGGCCAGTACACGTTCCTGAACCTCGCCGATGAAACCGCCAACATCCCTTGGCCTATACCCCTGGAGCGGGCGGAGCTCTCTGACAAAGACCGCGTTCACCCCAGCCTGGCGGATGTGTCAGCCATGCCTCAGCGGAAGATTCTGGTTCTTGGTGCCGACGGGCAGTTAGGCAAAGCCCTCCGGAAGGAATACGGAGACCTGGAACATGTCGAATTTGCTGCGCGAGCAGACTTCGATCTGTCCGACCCAGAGGCGTATCGAACCAGGAACTGGCGCGACTACGACACCATCATTAACGCCGCCGCATATACCGCCGTCGACCAGGCCGAAACCGGTGACGGACGACAGGCGGCCTGGGCGATCAATGTGACAGCCGTCGCCGAACTGGCCAAAATTGCTACCCGTTACAATCTCACGCTGGTTCACGTCTCCAGCGACTACGTTTTCGACGGTACGACGGGGATACACACAGAAGAGGAACCTCTGACGCCGCTTGGTGTGTATGGGCAGACCAAGGCCGCAGGCGATGCAATCGTATCGGTAGTGCCCAGACACTACATCGTCCGCACTAGCTGGGTCATCGGCGAGGGTAACAACTTCGTCCGCACTATGGCGAACCTTGCCGCAAAGGGCGTGAGGCCCACCGTTGTCAATGACCAAATCGGCCGTCTCACCTTCACCCCCGATATAGCGGCTGGGATTCGTCATTTGCTTGAGTCGGGCGCTGGCTACGGTGCATACAATCTGACCAATAGCGGAGAGCCGCAGGCATGGGCCGATATCGCCAAAGATGTGTATCAATTAGCTGGAAGTGATGGGGCGGCAGTCACAGGTGTAACGACGGCCGAGTATTTCGAAGGCAAACTGGCAGCGCCGCGTCCTCTGAACAGCTCCCTTGGTCTGGACAAGATCCAATCGACAGGATTCTGCCCTGAGGCCTCTAATGTCCGTCTCAAGGAGTATCTGAGTAATTAGGGGACGAGGAAGTCTCCCCACTTGTGGATTTTAGTGGCCAGGGTCGATCCGTAGTAGGTAAATTCGGCAACTCCAGGAAAAGGCTCTACTGCGGGGCCAAGTTCCGGGAGCCGGAAGGCTGCATGAGCTGGGTGAAAACGGGTGCCTCGGCGTGGAAGGGCCACAACTTGGTCATCGCACCCGGCGACTTCAACGGTGAAGGGCGGGACGACTTGGTCTCCCGCAAGCCCGACGGAATACTGTGGTTCGCCCCGGGGTAACTTCGGCAGGTTGGTCCGGGTCGGCACCGGCTGGCAAATTTACAAGGAGCTGACAGCTGTTGGTGGGGGTTACAACCGTGGCGATAAGAACGACGTCCGCGGCGCCTTCAAAAACGGAACGCTGTGGTTCTACGCAGATACCGGAAAGATCGGCCGTGGCAACGAGGGCTACAAGCGCCAGGTCGAGATCGGCAGCAGCGCCTGGGCCGACTTATTCCGGCTGGAAGGCTTCGGGGAAATCAACCGGGACGGAAAGAATGACCTGCTGGCCGTCCGCCCCGATGGCAAGACCTACCTCTACATGGACCGGGCACAGGCCGTAGCCACAGCCGGCAGCGGTGGCTGGAACGGGTACAGCCGGCTCTTCTGCGCCGGTGACTTCAACCGCGACCGAAAGGCCGAAAGGCTGGGCACCAAGAGGGACGGTTAGGGATGGTTCTACATCGGTGCGCAGTTCAAAGTTGCCGGGGCTGTTGAGGGCGGGATCTACAGGACAAGCTTTGACTGTCCCGAGAGAATGGTGCCCGGCCTCGTTGGGGAAAGGCCGGGCACCGAGCTTGACCGTTCTCCTGCGGGTGCCAGCTCCCGCCGATCAAGATGAAGTAAGTCTGTCGTGGAGTGCTTGGAAAAATCCGAGTCACCAAGACGGGGGAGAGTCAATCCCCATTGGGTACCTAAAGTTGGGTATGGCTGGTCGTCTGTACAACGCGGCCCGACCCTTTTCGTTCCACCGGACATAGCCGGAACCGGGACTGACTAATAGTGTTCAACCTGGCTCGCGGTAGACCGTGGTTGGGGAGGGTAACGTCAGCATGAAAGGCAGCACTATGAGCAGCGCTCTGTATCGGGACTGGAACGAACTGCCCGGTCTGGAAGTCGAGATCAAGAAGGACGGGCGAAGCGTCCGCACCGGTTATGTCGGAGCGGTCACCCGTGGGGCCGATGCGCTGTGGCTGGAGAACCATGGGGCGCAGATGCGGACCCTTTTTGAGAAGGCGGAAGGCTATACCGCCTGGCCGCTGTCCGGCGAGAGCGAGTTGGCTGCCCGATGAACGCTCCCTGTAACACCACCATCGAGGTCCGGGCGGAGAGCCGGGCCGCCAGGGACGAGAGGCTCAATGCCGCCGTCGAGGAAATGACGGGGCTGGCGAAGATGTGCCGGACCGGTGGCATCCTCGTCACCCGCCACGAGCCCGGGCGGTTCACCGTGGCGATCAGCGATTCGGTTCCCTACGGCTACACCGAGCAGCTCGACTTCTGTAACTAATTTCGTTGTGGATCCATCGTCTGGTGGATCTGCAACGCAAACCATAGCTGGGCCAAGGACGATGTCTCGGCCATGTCCAGCCCGGTCAGCTCGCTGATCTTCCGGATCCGGTAAATGACGGTCTGCCGATGGGTGAACAGCGCTGCGGCGGTCTTCTGCCACGACCGTTGATGGTCAAGGTAAGTTTTCAAGGTCGTGAGCAGATCCGGCTGCTTGCCCCGTTCATACTCCAGGATTGGTCCGAGCAGGCGCTGCACCATCGCCTGTCCTTCTTCCATGCTGGTCAAGCCCAGCCACGAGGGGCCGTCCCCGTAGCGAACCAGTGTCCTGCCCGTGCTGGCCGCCGTGCCCAGCGCCCACAGTGATTCCTGCAAGGCGCGCTGCATTCCGGTGGCGCCGGTGGGCCGGCTCATTCCGATTCTGGCGTCGTCGGGCAGTGTGTGCCGCAGCTGGTCCTCGGTGCACTCGGGCGGCAGGATGATGTGCAGGGTGTTGGACTGGCGCAGACTGACATTCGCCAGGCCATGGCGCCACAGTTCGGCGTGGATGGTGGCGAGACTTTCTTCGTCCAGCCCCGAGATGGACACGATGAGAAACTTCTCGGCCGGTAGCTGGAAACTCGTGAGCCGGCTTTCCAGATCCGTAAGGGCATAGCGGCCTTCGAGTGCTTGGGCCAGGAACTCCGCTCCCAGGCGCCGCTGGTCTTCCAGGGCGAGCATGGTGCGGGACAGCTCCAGGCCCAGGACGGAAGCCGCGTGCAGCAGCACAACTGCGTCCGGGTGCGGCTCCGACAACGGCAGGACCAGCAGCAGCGCGTTGTCATGGGTGGGAACGTCCATCATGAGGACGTGGCTTCCATCCACGTGGTGCCACTGGAATTTCTTGCCCGACGCCGGAGCCGTTGCGATCAGCGGCTGCAGCTGCCCGGCGAGTTCGGCTGGCAGGGCTTCTCCGCTGGGGTGCCAGGGGTGGAGGCAGCGGCGGTCCACGACATAGAGCCGGGCATCCAGCTGTGCTGCTACCCCTTGGACCAGGGCCTGCCACTGGTCTGCGCGCGGGCCGGCCAATCGCAGCAGGTCGTAGATCCTGGCCGTTTGCCGCAGCCGGCGCGACTCCTCCAGCAGGGAGGACTCGGCCACGGACCGCGCGATGGAAATGAACGGTAGCGGGTACGGCACGTTGATGACCGGCAGCGGCAGCCGGTCGCAGGCTTCCAGGAATTCGGGTGTGAGTTCCGGCGCGTGCATCTTTTCGCCGATGGCCAGCGCGCTCGCCCCGGCGGCGACCAAGGCCTCTGCCAGCGCGACCTGGCCCGCGGGGTCGGCCGGGATGGAGAGGCCGTTGGTCATCATGATCTCCCCGCCGGTCACCCACTCCCACAGCCTCGGCAGGTCCGAGGTATGCGCCCACGTGATCCGCTGCTGCAGGCCGTCCGAGCCGGCCAGCAGACTCAAACCCAGCTGCGGCTCGGCCAGCAGCTCGGCAACCGTTATCGACATACGCGCTCCTGGAAGCGGGCAGAACGCCGTCGTACTTTGCGGCTTTTATACATATGTCTAAGTGTCCTCTCTCTTTGTAGTCAATCGAAGGGTACTGGCAGTGAGCCGGATCACGAATGATTGAACCATCACGATCCAGCTCAACGATGAGCATTCACGAGAGAGGGCGGCTATGAGCGCAACGAGCAATCTCATTGACGATGCCCCGCTGACCACATTCCATAAGAAACTGACCTTCTTTGCCTCGGGCGGTCCGTTCATTGACGGGTACGCGCTGTCGATCATCGGGATTGCCTTTATTACGATGACGCCGGGGCTGGAGCTGAGCACCGGGGAGATCGGGCTGATCGGCGCGGCGAGCCTGATCGGCATCTTCTTCGGCGGGGCCATCTTCGGCTGGCTGACGGATAAGATCGGCCGGCACAAGATGTACATCGCCGACCTGATCGCGCTGGCGCTGTTCTCGCTGCTGAACGGCTTCGCCACCGAGGTCTGGCACGTTGTCCTGTGCCGGTTCCTCCTCGGCATGGCCATCGGCGCGGACTATCCGATTGCCACCTCGCTGCTCGCGGAGTTCCTGCCCCGCAAGGTACGCGGCCGCCTGCTGGGCGCCACGTTTGTGGTCTGGGCGGTTGGTGCTGCGGCGGCTTTCGCGGTGGGCTACCTGCTGCGCGACATGGGACCGGACGCCTGGCGGTTCATGGTGGCGAGCCCGGCGATTTTCGCCGTCGTTACTTTGCTGTGCCGGCTGGGAACGCCGGAGTCTCCGCGCTGGCTGCTCTCGCGTGGCCGGCAGGAGGAAGCCCGTGCGGTGATCAAGAAGGTCTACGGGGAGCAATACGACATCAGCGACATTTCTTCCGACGCCGAGGCGGACGCCAAGAAGGCCAGCTTTGCCGATATCTTCAAGGGCCAGTTGTGGAAGCGCACGCTGTTCGTCTCCATCTTCTGGACGGCCCAGGTGATCCCGCTGTTCGCCGTTTACACGTTCGCGCCGGACCTGCTGGCCTCCTTCGGGCTGACCGGGGATGCCAACCTTTACGGCGGCTCCTTCCTGATCTCCATGCTGTTTGTGATCGGGGGAGTGCCGGGACTTTGGCTGGTGGAGAAGATCGGGCGGCGCAAGCTGCTGCTGGGGTCCTTCGGGGTCATCGCGGTGGCGCTGGCCATCCCGGCCTTCATCCCGGATGTGCAGGCCGGCCCGCTGTTCCTGGCGCTCGCCATCTTCGCTATTGCCTCCGGCGCCTCCAGCTTCCTCGAGGTGGTCTACCCGAACGAGCTCTTCCCCACGGAAATCCGGGCGACGGCGGTTGGCTTCGGCACCGCGATCAGCCGGGTGGGGTCCGCCGCAAGTACATACCTGATGCCGGTGGCGATCATCAGCTTCGGCGCCGCGGGCTCACTGCTGATCGGGGCCGTGATCTCCCTGGTGGGACTGGTAGCCACGTTCCTGCTCGCGCCGGAAACCGCCAACAAGACACTTTCCGAACTCACCTCTGACAAGAAGCCGGCCTTTCCGGCAGAACGTACCAAGGAAGGATCCTCGCTATGACCACCCACGATCCCATCGGACCCGTCGACGCCACTAAAGTTCCCCGCTACGCAGGTTTGGGCACGTTCGCCCGGCTGCCCCAGATTGATAGGGTTCCGGACTACGACATCGCCATTGTCGGCGTACCGTTCGACGGCGGAACCTCCTTCCGCCCCGGCGCGCGTTTTGGTCCGGCCGGGGTCCGCGAGGCTTCGCGGCTGCTGCGTCCGGGCTACCACGTGGAGCTCGACGTCGAACCCGTGAACGAGACCCAGGTGGTGGATGCGGGCGACATTGCCTGCACGCCGTACGACATCACCCGGGCTGTACAGGCGATCGAGGAGCAGGCGTTGCCGCTGCTCGGGCTGGACAAGCGGCTCATCTCGATCGGCGGGGACCACACCATCGCCCTGCCGATGCTGCGGGCACTGAACAAGGTACACGGACCGGTGGCCCTGCTGCACTTCGACGCTCACCTGGACACCTGGGACACCTACTTCGACCAGCCGGTCACGCACGGCACTATGTTCCGCCGAGCGTTCGAGGAGGGTCTGCTGGTGGAGGATCGGTCGATGCATGTGGGCATCCGCGGGCCGGTGTACGACCGGAACGACTTCCTGCGGGACCATGAGTTCGGCTTCCAGATCCTGCGCTGTTCGGACCTGGATGTCATCGGTGTTCCCGCCGCAATCCAGCGGGTCAAGGACCGGCTGGGCGACACTCCCGTCTACGTCTCCATCGACATCGACGTGCTGGATCCGGCCTTCGCGCCGGGGACGGGCACACCGGAGATGGGCGGACTGCACTCACGCGAACTCCTGGCGCTGCTTCGCGGGCTGAACGGCATCAACATTGTGGGGGCCGATGTGGTGGAAGTTGCGCCGGCCTACGATCATGCCGATGTGACGACGCTGGCGGCGGCGACGGTGGTCTTCGACCTGCTGGCCCTGATGGTCAACCGGGACAAGGGTGCCAAGTTTGTGGGGGAGGAGGACCTGCAGGGGGCAGCTGTCTAATCTGCGTTGTGTTCTGGCTGTTGCTGTGGGCCGGTGGGACTTTCCCACCGGCCCACAGCCATGCCTTGGATGTACGCGGTGCCCACAGATACGCTGATCACGGTCGCTGCCGCACCTGAGGTGTCAGGACAACCGGCGGATACCCCCGCGGATCAGTCTCCAGCTTGGCGTCGGCGAGTCCATATCGGGCTCCTGACCGGATGCGGATCGCAACCCGTCCTCGTGGCTCCTCATGGCGCTCCTAGCGGGACCTGGTTGTCGCTGTCCGGGTCGTGTAGCCGGTCAAACTGACAGTGACCTTGACGGTGATCTTCTTGCCGCGGTCCCGTGCCTGCAGGGTGTACCTGGTGCCTTTGACATGGGCGATCCGCTTGCCGTCGCGGAACCACTGATAGGTGTATTTCTGCGGGGCCGGTGACCAAGTGCCGGTGGAGACCCTCAGGGTCTTGCCTACGGCCTTCGTCCCGCTGATCACCGGCGCTTTCTTCAGGGCAAGGGTTCCGGCTCCGACCCGGACGGAGTCGCTGGCACGGCCAATGGCCATATAACCGGGCCGCTCGTGCCGGATCGCCACGTGTATGCGCTTGCCGTAGTCGCGGGCGGTCAGCTTGTAGGTCTTTGCGGTGGCTCCGGCAATCGGCTGACCGTTCGAGTACCAGCGGTACGTGGTCTTCGCCGGTGCTGGCGAGACGGCGCCCGGGTTGGCGGTGAGCGTGTTTCCCACGGCGGCCTTGCCTGTGGCGACCGGCTCGGGTGCCTTGAAGACGCCCTGGATCGGGCCGGGCACCTGGATGGTCAGGGTCCGCTGCGGATAGTAGGGCTGCTCCGCGGCGGTTCCGCCGATCGTGACCCGGGCGGCCAGCCGGCGGCCGATGTCGGCTGTCGTGTATGTGTAGAGCATTTCGGTGGCGCCGGGTATGACCGCGCCGTCACGGGTCCACTGGACGGCGATCGGCGTGTAGGTCAGGGAGGACAGGACGGCGAAGCCGCCCATCTGGGGATCCGAATGGAAAAGGAATGGGCCGCGGCCATCGGAGAGATCCACCGCATCGCGGGCAATAGCGTCCTGCTTGATCAGGCGGGTGATCATCACGTCACCCATGGCTGCCGGGTGGGCGCGGAACGGAACCCACGTGACCAGGCCAGGGCCGAGCCGGGTTGCCGTTGCCTGGACCGGGTAAAGGCCGGGATTCTCATCGTCGTACTCAAGGAAGCCGTCATACGGGTGCGGGTGCAGCGGTTTGCCATCGAGCCAGATTGGGGCTTCAACCATGGTCGGCTTGCCGCGCAGCAGCTCCAGCACTCCGTCACGGTGGGTAGTTACGTTGAGCCGATAAAGGTTCGGGATCACGCCCAGAGGCGAGAAGTCATGCACTTTGGTGTCGTAGAGGCCGAGATCTCTGACGGTATGCCTGTCCCGGTTGACGGCGGACAGGGGCGTCAGGTCGGTGATCCCGGAACCGCTCATGTAGAAGGTGTTCAGGAGCCCGGCGACACCGTTCACCCCGACGCCGGCCTCGGCTATGTCACTGTTGTCGACGTCGTAGACGTAAAGAGTGTGGAGGTTTGGCAGTTTCAGGACTTCCAACATGGTTCCTGGAGCGGGAGCCGTCAGCCTGATGGTGTGGACCTGTTCAGGTGAAGCCAGGCCGTCGAGGGTTCCGGTACAGGTGCCGCCCCAGATATATCCGTTCGTATTGGGCAGGCAGCCCGAATGCGCCCCGGCGGCTTCGGCATGGGCAGGTGTTGCAACCAGCGTGAGCAGGCCCAAGGCAGCGGCCACGACGGCCGCGACAATGCGTTTCAATTTTCCCCCAACGGTCAGCCACCAGACGATGGCATCACACTGAGAATAACCGATCCGCAGTGCTCTGGGTAGCAACGATTAACCCGCCTTCAGCTGTTCCCAGCCGCGTGCTGTCTCCTGCTGCCTAAGACAAAAGCTTTCGGTGGCAGTGCGTCTTCAGCTTGATGGCCGGCCTTCGGAATTTTGACGGTGACCCTGGTGCCGGCACCCAGTCGGCTGGCAACTTCGATGGTGCCACCGTGACGGTTCACTATTTCCTTAGTAACCACCAGCCCGAGCCCAGTGCCGTGGATGCCGGAACTGCGCGCCGAGCTGGATCGGAAATACCGGTCAAAGACGCGGCGCTGGTCTGCGGCATCCATCCCGTAGCCGGTGTCTTCGACCTCCAGCACCGAAGTGCCGCCATCTCGCCAGCCGCGGATTCTGATGGTGCTGTCCCGAGGGGAGTACTTGACTGCATTGGAGAGCAGATTATCCATCACCTGGGTCATCCGCCCGGGGTCTATCTCCGCCGGCAGTTCGTGGTCAATTTCGTTGATCAGGGCGATGCCCTTCGCCGCTGCGCCGGCTGCCGCGGAAAGCATACTTCTCCGGACCACGTCTGCCAGGTCTGCGGCTTGGGTCTGGATTTCGAGCGTCCCGGCCGATGAGGAAAGGAAGTCCGAAATCAGTTCCAGGAGCCGCTCGGCGTTGCGGTCAGCCACCGCGAGGTAATCGGCGGCTTGGCCGGGCAAGTCCGGATGCTCAAGTGCCAGGTCCACGTAAGCAAGGATCGAGGTCAACGGCGTCCGGAGTTCATGCGAAATGGCGGACATGAAATCGTCCTTGGCGGCCAGCGCGGCCAATTGGTCTGTCACCTCCTTGAACAAGACCACTGATCCCGGGGACTCCGGCGTCACCGGCTGGCCGGAGATCTTGCGGGCCGCAGCGGAGACCGCGATCCGCTGCGGTCCTTCGCCCAGCCACATGATCTGACCGGAGAATTCCTCCGCCCTGGAAGCCCTGTGCACTGGGCGGGCTTGCGGCGGCAGGGGAGATACGCCGTCGTCGTCGTAAATCTTTGAGTGGTCTGCCTGCAGATCCGGTGTTGCTGCTTCGCGTCCGGGTGCGGACGCGCGGACGGCGAATTCTTCCTGCTGCCGGTTGACCAGAGTGACAGCGCCGCGGGAGTCTACGGCGACCAATCCGACGTCGATGCTGTCCACGACTGCATGCAGCAGCTGCTCGCGTTCCCTGCTGGCCTGCAGAACCTTGTGCAGCTCGGCCTCGGCCGTAGCGATCTGGGCCCGCTGGAACTCCAGGTTGTTGGCGATGATGTGCACCGAGACTGATATGGCCAGCATGATGACCGGGGCGAGCACCAGGCGCAGCAGATGGGTGGCGTTCACGGCTTCGGAGAGCAGCACGGGTACGAGGACGGCCAGCAGGCTGCCGGCAAAGCTGATCAGGATCCGGCTTTTCAGGACGCTTACGGAAAGCCAGATCACCGGGAAAACCAGCAGCATTCCCAATCCGCTGAGCGCCTGGCCGTCGGCGTGCAGCAACAGCGCGATCAGGGCGAAGTCGATGATAGGGATGATCTGGAAACTCCGAACAGGCAGCCGCTCCCAAGGGATGAGTGCACAGAGCGCCAGGACCACGGCATGCAACAGCAGGCACAGGCGGAACCAGGGATTGGCGAACATGGCAGGCTCAGCCAGGGCAAAGACCCCGACAACCACGAGCATGCAGGAAACCAGCGGCAGCTGGCAGAGCACCACCCTGGCCCGAAGGCCGAGACTGTGGAAGTTCTCGGCGAAAGGCAGTTGGGCGCCGGGCCGGTGCATCTTCTCTCCTTGTCGCCCCTGAGCGGGGATCGGTTGGGTTGGCGGATGCTCTAACCGGGAATGCTGACGTGGGCGTGGTCCGCGGGGCCGCAGTCGGGCGCGATTGGCTTTGGGCGGAGCTTGCCGTAGGACAGGATAGCGGACCGGGAAGGGTCGGGCGGGTAACGGGGCGGGTGTCCGGCGGGAGGGAGGACGCGCCGCCGTCGTCGTAAATCTTGGAACAGTAGACTGACCACACACTTTCAGCGGATAGGCGGCACGAATGAGCGACACCGAAGGCGATGCACGTCGGCGGGAACTTGGCGACAATTCAGGCCCGGTTGAGGAGGAGGTGGAGGAATCCTTCGACCGCACGGTTGAGGAAGGCGCGCAGCGGCTGAACCGCTCCTTTCGGGACGTGCTCATCACCGGCTTGTTCGGTGGGTTTGAGATAGGCATCGGCATTATGGCCTACCTCGGTGTTCTCCATGAGACCGAGAACCACCTTCTCGCGGGACTGGCATTCAGTGCAGGCCTCATCGCCCTCCTACTGGCCAAGAGCGAGCTGTTCACTGAGGGCTTCCTGGTGCCCATCGCGGCCGTCGTCGCACGGGAGGCAAGCTACGCGCAGCTCGGGAAGCTCTGGGGTGGGACACTCATTGCCAACCTGGTAGGCGGTTGGCTGTTCATGGCGTTGATCATGACGGCATTCCCGCAGTGGAGCGAGACCATCACGAAGGAAGCCAACCACTTTCTCGACGCCGGGTTCAACTGGCAAACCGTATGTCTTGCCGTGCTGGCGGGGAGCACCATCACGCTGATGACCCGCATGCAGCACGGAACGGACAGCGTCACCGGCAAGATCGCGGCCGCTGTCGTCGGCGCTTTCCTGCTCTACGGGATGCAGCTCTTCCACTCGATC
Encoded proteins:
- the rfbB gene encoding dTDP-glucose 4,6-dehydratase; the encoded protein is MKKLLVTGGAGFIGSNFVRHVLDNTDQHVTVLDKLTYAGNETSLGGLPDERFRFVQGDIVDAAIVEKLVSDTDAVVHYAAESHNDNSLQDPWPFLETNIIGTYTLLEAARKHNKRFHHISTDEVYGDLELDDPERFTDLTPYNPSSPYSSTKASSDLLVRAWVRSFGLQATISNCSNNYGPYQHVEKFIPRQISNVIDGIRPKLYGSGENVRDWIHANDHSSAVLTILEHGRIGETYLIGADGEKNNKDVVELILTMMGEPADGYDHVVDRPGHDLRYAIDSTKLRRELGWTAKFADFESGLASTIEWYRNNEAWWRPQKAATEAKYLALGR
- a CDS encoding sugar nucleotide-binding protein — protein: MSIEFSKKLAVSETPIPGVLLFELPVHGDNRGWFKENWQREKMLAAGLPDFQPIQNNISFNEKAGTTRGIHAEPWDKFISVASGRIFGAWVDLREGSTFGTVFTANLDPSRAIFIPRGVGNAFQTLEDNTAYSYLVNDHWSADAQGQYTFLNLADETANIPWPIPLERAELSDKDRVHPSLADVSAMPQRKILVLGADGQLGKALRKEYGDLEHVEFAARADFDLSDPEAYRTRNWRDYDTIINAAAYTAVDQAETGDGRQAAWAINVTAVAELAKIATRYNLTLVHVSSDYVFDGTTGIHTEEEPLTPLGVYGQTKAAGDAIVSVVPRHYIVRTSWVIGEGNNFVRTMANLAAKGVRPTVVNDQIGRLTFTPDIAAGIRHLLESGAGYGAYNLTNSGEPQAWADIAKDVYQLAGSDGAAVTGVTTAEYFEGKLAAPRPLNSSLGLDKIQSTGFCPEASNVRLKEYLSN
- a CDS encoding PucR family transcriptional regulator; this encodes MSITVAELLAEPQLGLSLLAGSDGLQQRITWAHTSDLPRLWEWVTGGEIMMTNGLSIPADPAGQVALAEALVAAGASALAIGEKMHAPELTPEFLEACDRLPLPVINVPYPLPFISIARSVAESSLLEESRRLRQTARIYDLLRLAGPRADQWQALVQGVAAQLDARLYVVDRRCLHPWHPSGEALPAELAGQLQPLIATAPASGKKFQWHHVDGSHVLMMDVPTHDNALLLVLPLSEPHPDAVVLLHAASVLGLELSRTMLALEDQRRLGAEFLAQALEGRYALTDLESRLTSFQLPAEKFLIVSISGLDEESLATIHAELWRHGLANVSLRQSNTLHIILPPECTEDQLRHTLPDDARIGMSRPTGATGMQRALQESLWALGTAASTGRTLVRYGDGPSWLGLTSMEEGQAMVQRLLGPILEYERGKQPDLLTTLKTYLDHQRSWQKTAAALFTHRQTVIYRIRKISELTGLDMAETSSLAQLWFALQIHQTMDPQRN
- a CDS encoding MFS transporter — encoded protein: MSATSNLIDDAPLTTFHKKLTFFASGGPFIDGYALSIIGIAFITMTPGLELSTGEIGLIGAASLIGIFFGGAIFGWLTDKIGRHKMYIADLIALALFSLLNGFATEVWHVVLCRFLLGMAIGADYPIATSLLAEFLPRKVRGRLLGATFVVWAVGAAAAFAVGYLLRDMGPDAWRFMVASPAIFAVVTLLCRLGTPESPRWLLSRGRQEEARAVIKKVYGEQYDISDISSDAEADAKKASFADIFKGQLWKRTLFVSIFWTAQVIPLFAVYTFAPDLLASFGLTGDANLYGGSFLISMLFVIGGVPGLWLVEKIGRRKLLLGSFGVIAVALAIPAFIPDVQAGPLFLALAIFAIASGASSFLEVVYPNELFPTEIRATAVGFGTAISRVGSAASTYLMPVAIISFGAAGSLLIGAVISLVGLVATFLLAPETANKTLSELTSDKKPAFPAERTKEGSSL
- the speB gene encoding agmatinase, which encodes MTTHDPIGPVDATKVPRYAGLGTFARLPQIDRVPDYDIAIVGVPFDGGTSFRPGARFGPAGVREASRLLRPGYHVELDVEPVNETQVVDAGDIACTPYDITRAVQAIEEQALPLLGLDKRLISIGGDHTIALPMLRALNKVHGPVALLHFDAHLDTWDTYFDQPVTHGTMFRRAFEEGLLVEDRSMHVGIRGPVYDRNDFLRDHEFGFQILRCSDLDVIGVPAAIQRVKDRLGDTPVYVSIDIDVLDPAFAPGTGTPEMGGLHSRELLALLRGLNGINIVGADVVEVAPAYDHADVTTLAAATVVFDLLALMVNRDKGAKFVGEEDLQGAAV
- a CDS encoding sensor histidine kinase; the encoded protein is MHRPGAQLPFAENFHSLGLRARVVLCQLPLVSCMLVVVGVFALAEPAMFANPWFRLCLLLHAVVLALCALIPWERLPVRSFQIIPIIDFALIALLLHADGQALSGLGMLLVFPVIWLSVSVLKSRILISFAGSLLAVLVPVLLSEAVNATHLLRLVLAPVIMLAISVSVHIIANNLEFQRAQIATAEAELHKVLQASREREQLLHAVVDSIDVGLVAVDSRGAVTLVNRQQEEFAVRASAPGREAATPDLQADHSKIYDDDGVSPLPPQARPVHRASRAEEFSGQIMWLGEGPQRIAVSAAARKISGQPVTPESPGSVVLFKEVTDQLAALAAKDDFMSAISHELRTPLTSILAYVDLALEHPDLPGQAADYLAVADRNAERLLELISDFLSSSAGTLEIQTQAADLADVVRRSMLSAAAGAAAKGIALINEIDHELPAEIDPGRMTQVMDNLLSNAVKYSPRDSTIRIRGWRDGGTSVLEVEDTGYGMDAADQRRVFDRYFRSSSARSSGIHGTGLGLVVTKEIVNRHGGTIEVASRLGAGTRVTVKIPKAGHQAEDALPPKAFVLGSRRQHAAGNS
- a CDS encoding formate/nitrite transporter family protein, encoding MSDTEGDARRRELGDNSGPVEEEVEESFDRTVEEGAQRLNRSFRDVLITGLFGGFEIGIGIMAYLGVLHETENHLLAGLAFSAGLIALLLAKSELFTEGFLVPIAAVVAREASYAQLGKLWGGTLIANLVGGWLFMALIMTAFPQWSETITKEANHFLDAGFNWQTVCLAVLAGSTITLMTRMQHGTDSVTGKIAAAVVGAFLLYGMQLFHSILDSLLIFGAIHAGADINYLEWLGWFSYVVVFNVLGGILLVTALRLVSASKLVKERREDAPENPEAAHHSG